One segment of Ricinus communis isolate WT05 ecotype wild-type chromosome 8, ASM1957865v1, whole genome shotgun sequence DNA contains the following:
- the LOC8267026 gene encoding agmatine coumaroyltransferase-2, whose translation MKVKIESTRTIKPAYEGISPSPTLHFIPLSVFDKATYNTHIAVIYAYRPPTPPNATIEYGLKRALSEYREWAGRLGENEKGDPVILMNEKGVKFVEASVNDKLDHVMPLKPSSVILSLHPSLKDVEELVQVQLTRFTCGSLVVGFTAHHLVADGQSTSNFLVAWGRASRGLDMNPLPIHDRTIFNPRKPPHFEFDHRGVEYKSKKMVKNCPNVDNIVDDDIIVHKIHFTLDFLSKLKARASSSSNGHSNSKPSSTFESLVAHLWRAITKARGLGGFETTHVRISVNGRMRMNPRVPNEYFGNLVLWAFPRARVKDLLREPLPYAAKLIHDAVTNVNNNYFKSFIDFSTHKVEEEGLVPTADMNKSVLCPNLEVDSWLRFPFYDLDFGGGSPYLFMPSYFPTEGMIFLLPSFIGDGSIDAFIPLFQENLAMFKKIVYSLD comes from the coding sequence ATGAAGGTGAAAATTGAGAGTACAAGAACCATCAAGCCAGCTTATGAAGGCATTTCTCCTTCGCCTACCTTACACTTTATTCCTCTTAGTGTATTTGATAAGGCCACCTACAACACCCACATCGCCGTTATTTACGCCTATCGCCCCCCGACACCACCAAATGCAACCATTGAGTATGGCCTTAAGAGGGCACTATCTGAATATAGGGAGTGGGCAGGTAGATTGGGAGAGAATGAGAAAGGTGATCCTGTTATTCTTATGAATGAGAAAGGAGTGAAGTTTGTGGAAGCATCGGTGAATGACAAGCTTGATCATGTCATGCCATTGAAGCCGTCTTCGGTTATTCTTAGCCTTCATCCTAGCTTGAAGGATGTGGAGGAATTAGTGCAAGTTCAGCTTACAAGGTTCACTTGTGGCTCGTTGGTTGTTGGGTTCACAGCCCATCATTTGGTAGCTGATGGTCAGTCCACTAGCAATTTCTTGGTTGCTTGGGGGCGAGCTAGCCGAGGACTTGACATGAACCCACTTCCAATTCATGATCGAACCATTTTCAACCCTCGAAAACCTCCACATTTCGAGTTTGACCATCGAGGAGTCgaatacaaaagtaaaaagatgGTTAAAAATTGTCCTAATGTAGATAACATCGTGGATGATGACATTATAGTCCACAAAATTCATTTTACATTGGACTTTCTCTCCAAGCTTAAAGCTAGggcttcttcttcatcaaatGGACATAGCAATAGCAAGCCCTCCAGCACTTTTGAAAGCTTGGTTGCTCATCTATGGCGAGCAATAACGAAAGCTCGCGGACTAGGCGGCTTCGAAACAACCCATGTTAGAATCTCTGTCAATGGCAGGATGAGAATGAATCCAAGAGTACCTAATGAATATTTTGGCAACTTGGTGCTGTGGGCATTTCCACGTGCAAGGGTTAAAGATTTATTGAGAGAGCCATTGCCTTATGCAGCTAAGTTGATACATGATGCTGTTACAAATGTTAATAACAACTACTTCAAATCATTCATTGATTTTTCTACTCATAAGGTTGAAGAGGAAGGGTTGGTTCCCACTGCAGATATGAACAAGTCTGTCTTGTGCCCTAATCTGGAGGTTGATAGTTGGCTAAGATTCCCATTTTATGACTTGGATTTTGGAGGGGGAAGTCCTTACCTTTTCATGCCATCTTATTTTCCAACAGAGGGAATGATATTTCTTCTCCCTTCATTTATAGGAGATGGAAGCATTGATGCCTTCATACCTCTTTTCCAGGAAAATTTGGCTATGTTCAAGAAAATTGTCTATTCACTGGATTAG